A region from the Triticum dicoccoides isolate Atlit2015 ecotype Zavitan unplaced genomic scaffold, WEW_v2.0 scaffold129772, whole genome shotgun sequence genome encodes:
- the LOC119343489 gene encoding UDP-glycosyltransferase 73B5-like, translated as MASTETTGSSKKLRVLLIPFFASSHIGPFTELAVSLATARPQAVEATIAVTPANVSFVRSLLQRYENGSGIPVKVATYPFPAVDGLPRGVENLGTAAQADAWRIDVAALSDTLMRPVQETLIRAQSPDALITDVHFMWNAGVCDGLGVPCVTFNVIGAFSTLAMRHLLGRVSSSEPEVVTTIPRFPDPEIRVPTVELPEYLRSQRKGDQSTFDRLYAVQGDCFGLAVNTSPDLEEHYCGMYVGNGYAKRAYMLGPVSLRLPSSPEADDSRYTDWLDSKPSRSVVYVCFGSLAHVSDAQLDELALGLEASGMAFLWVVRMDKWSPPERWRERVGGRGMVVTAWAPQRAILGHRAVGAFVTHCGWNSVLETVAAGVPVLTWPIVFEQFITERLLTEVLGIGERLWLWLSVLR; from the coding sequence ATGGCCTCTACGGAAACCACTGGCAGCAGCAAGAAGCTGCGTGTGCTCCTCATCCCCTTCTTCGCCTCCAGCCACATCGGGCCCTTCACCGAGCTCGCCGTTAGCCTTGCGACGGCCAGACCACAGGCCGTAGAGGCCACCATCGCGGTGACGCCGGCGAACGTGTCGTTCGTCCGGTCGTTGCTCCAGCGGTACGAGAACGGCAGTGGCATACCGGTGAAGGTGGCGACGTACCCGTTCCCGGCCGTGGACGGCCTCCCGAGGGGCGTCGAGAACCTCGGCACGGCCGCGCAGGCCGATGCATGGCGCATCGATGTGGCCGCGTTGAGCGATACGCTGATGCGCCCCGTCCAGGAAACGCTCATCAGGGCGCAGTCGCCGGACGCGCTCATCACCGACGTGCACTTCATGTGGAACGCCGGCGTCTGCGACGGGCTCGGCGTGCCATGCGTCACGTTCAACGTCATCGGCGCCTTCTCGACACTCGCGATGCGCCATCTACTGGGTCGCGTTTCCAGCAGCGAGCCGGAGGTGGTGACTACCATCCCTCGGTTTCCGGACCCCGAGATACGAGTACCCACGGTGGAGCTGCCGGAATACTTGAGGAGCCAACGGAAGGGTGACCAATCCACCTTCGACCGGCTCTATGCGGTGCAAGGTGACTGCTTCGGGCTGGCCGTCAACACATCGCCAGATCTGGAGGAGCATTACTGCGGGATGTACGTGGGCAATGGCTACGCGAAGCGTGCGTACATGCTAGGCCCCGTGTCACTACGACTGCCGTCGTCACCGGAAGCCGACGACTCACGGTACACCGACTGGCTTGACTCGAAGCCAAGCCGGTCGGTGGTGTACGTGTGCTTCGGCAGCCTCGCCCACGTCTCCGACGCTCAGCTGGACGAGCTCGCTCTCGGGCTTGAGGCCTCAGGGATGGCGTTCCTGTGGGTGGTGAGGATGGACAAGTGGTCTCCCCCGGAGCGGTGGCGCGAGCGTGTTGGAGGCAGGGGCATGGTGGTCACCGCCTGGGCTCCGCAAAGGGCTATCCTGGGGCACCGGGCAGTGGGGGCTTTCGTGACGCACTGCGGATGGAACTCCGTCCTGGAGACGGTGGCGGCGGGTGTGCCGGTGCTGACATGGCCCATAGTGTTCGAGCAGTTCATCACCGAGAGGCTGCTGACGGAGGTCCTAGGGATCGGGGAGCGGCTGTGGTTGTGGTTGTCCGTCCTTCGCTAG